Sequence from the Denticeps clupeoides chromosome 20, fDenClu1.1, whole genome shotgun sequence genome:
AGGGAGCTCTGCATGTCCTCCTAGTTCAGCTTTATTTTTTGTACGCACTTAACCGTCAGTGTTTGGGTGTTGTGTTTGCTCACTCCTCCCGGCAATAGTTCTcagtttttgtatttattttcgaACAAAGTGGCTCTTGTTTTGGGAAATACTGTTTACCATTTGCAGGGATAAGAGGCTTGTACTGTAGGCCCTTCGCAGCTTTAATGTGGGTGAACACATGGAGGTTCCTTTTAATAATGAATGGTATGTTCCTTTAAACTTCATCATGCCTTCATGTACTTTCGGTGACCAGTAATAAGGTTTCACTTTTCCAGCACTTAAAATTGGAACAGagagttttgttgtttttgaccTTATTGAGTGGTGTTTATCAAGCGTGATGGACAAAGATGGTAATGCCTTGCTGGAACCTCACTTCTCTTGTCATAGCTGTTTACTCATCTGTTTGGTGCCTTCATTCATAATTCCATGTTGAATGAACTGTATGTTGGAACTTTATGCCAGTCACATTGGGAAGTTTCTCCTTGCCTCCGTTGTTAAGTTAAAAAGTAAATTTCTTAGGGACTTTCACACTGAAATAGAAATCACTTATCACCAATGCAATGTAAATCTGGGCAGTGACTATGGAGATAACCTAgcttcaaaattcacaaataaatgtaacaccattcacaaatacattttttgctgCAAACACCACGGTAAATtatattaggggcagtggtggcctggcggttaaggaaacgaccccataatcagaaggttgctggttcgaatcccgatcctccaaggtgccactgaggtgacactgaaagcatgatccccacacactgctccccgggtgcggTCAGGGATGTTTAAAAAATccagaaataaatgtaagggtaatcataaatatatacagtagtttgtaaatgtaggtgtatcggtttgtaaataaatgtaaatgcactaaCTCACACTCTACTCTACACTACTCTCAGACTCTAAATTTGTGtacattatatttgtgaatcttgctAAATTtgatttgttgctgaatcaaaaaatatatttgtaaatggTGTGAAATTCATTAATGAATTTTTAAACTAAACTATCTCTATAAGTGACTGCTGAATAGATATAGAGTGGTATCTATCTGTCAATCTTCAGTACTGTAAACATGCTGTTGTGTGCTTTGAATCATTTGTTAGCTTACAATGCCTTTTTTGGCTGAATTTGGTAAATAAGCGCTGTTGTGTGGTGATGATCGTAACCATCATTAGTAAAATATACTGTAAGTTTCATTTTGCCTTAAAGACTAATGACGTGCCGCTTTGTTGCTGATGTCGCTGTTCAGTGTGAATAAGTTACCTCTTGCTCCTAGTTAGAAAAACCACTGCACACCATCTCACCTGAACCTAACAATCAAAACTCTCTATTTTCTAATATCGCAATTGAATCAATCCAGGGATATAAGCGTTAGTCATTTAGCGCTGAGACACCAACCTCGTAGTGATCCCTCACTATGCCCTTTGCAAATCTTgtgctttctttttattttttgcaaaaagaaaaagtattttACTGTTGTTATGCAGTAGCCTGTCATGGGTTTTCAGCTTTGTTCCTCAGTGAATCCCCCCCACAGATGATATAAGGCTCATGTGATTGCTAATTATTTAAGAAACTGAGATGTTTCAGATGGGGGGTCACCAGGAACAGCATGGAGAACCTGTGCAGGAACCTGTCAGTGTGGGTTTCATATGCTGGTATTGAAATGTATGCCAATAACCTGACAATCGCTTAAACTGGAAACCTACAGCATTCCGTGTATTAACACCTATTTCGTAAGTATTTAAACAATATGTTATATCAAGTgtgaaacaaaatatatatacatattcgATTTGGCTATTTTGTTGATATTGTTATTTCAGTTATTGTtgtaattatcattattttattgtataagGAAGTGCTGCTCCTGTAATGTTGACTGTAAACCAAAGTAAAAAATTTTGATAAAAAAGTGCACTGAGTTTGTGTTATCTTTTCATCAGGCCACACGATGGCAGGGTGGCTGGTGATGTGCTCTTGAATCTTGCtttgttggtgtgggtttcctcctggttCTCTAGTTTCTGACTGAAGTCATCAATTTCATACACTAAATTGTCcgtatgtgtgtgaatgaacagtgtgtgtgtttgtgtgtgtgtgcacggccTGCACTGGGCTGAggccccgccctgggtgagaCCAACCTTGCACCCTGTGTCCCAGAATGTGCTCTGCCAGCAACCCTGAGTAAGTCTGAGTGGGTGAATCACTGATTGTCTTTATATCCAAATTCTTACTTCTTATCTTTGATTGtaaattcaatgtttttttgtctatttgtgAATGGGAGACATTTACCATTTTTGTACTGGAACTATTTTCCCTTATAGATACAATAAAAGTAAAGAAAGTATGAATCTTAACCGTAGTTGTGTATCATTTCTTCATTGTAGTGCATGGTGGTGAATGGATTTGGGTGTGTCCTGGACCGAGATAAAAATCACAAGGAACGCAGccattttaaatagaaaaaaactttttattattaaactagTGCAAAAATAGTGCATATCAACGACATTTTGTTTACTACATGCATTTTCTCCACAACAACAGAATAGATTTTAATGTAttggtgaagtgattgtcattgtgatacacagcacagcacacactgcacacaacgaaatgtgtcctctgttgtAACCcattgcagtgtgtggggatggtgctttgctcactgacacctcagtgtcaccttggcggatcgggattcgaactggcaaccttctgattacagggccgcttccttaactgctagaccaccactgcccatatgTCCACAGAATGCATGTTGCAAatcaggaagcggccctgtaatctgaaggttgccggtttgaatcccgatctgccaaggtgccactaaggtgccactgagcaaagtaccgtccccacacactgctccccgggcgcctgtcatggctgcccactgctcactcagggtgatgggttaaatgcagagggcaaatttcactgggtgcatcgtgtgctgtgctgctgtgtatcacatgtgacaatcacttcacttacttagaTCATTTGTtgacaaaatataatttttttggatAAAATTACTTTTTGCTACTATGTTTGCTAATGTCGTTTTGGGGACTTTCACTTGCTTCCAGCATATAAACTTGAAGGACAATGTTTTCATTTGCTTTCTAAATATCAGGTGCCAATGAAAAAAGGTCATATTGTGCCCCCCTCCCCTTACAATTAGCACAGTAACCAGGTTCTTCACAGGATCTGATGCAGGTCCGAGTTTATGGGCATGTCCCTTTATAGCCATCCGCGTCTAGCAGCTGGTGTGACGTCGGGACTGACGCTGGTTATGAAACGTTCTTTCTCCCTTACTCCGGCTGTAGGCGTCGCTTAAATCCAGACCGATCTTCTTCTCCCGCGCCACACTCGCGCCGCAGCTGCGCCTCGTGGAGGAGGGGAGAGCTGGAGCGGGCGGGCGGAGagcatcatcaccaccaccaccatcatcatcatcatcctcgccaccaccatcaccaccattctcctcctcctcgctctgcCCCAGATACAGCAGACGCATTAACGTTAACGGGGAAAGACGAGGAATGGACATAAAATAGATCTGGCTAcatcttttttatgttaatttttggtttgttttctaAACGCGTTGAGCGTCAAAATGGCTGAGGTTACGAACATCAGACCAGCATACGGTAAGCAGAAAGGACTGCGATTTCTAGACTATACGTATTAATGTATCATTAACATGGAGACGGTGTTTCCTGCAGATTTTAGGTGAATGTGGTGTATCAGTATAACATTATAGGATGAAGATGGTATTTCCTGTAGAATTTAGGTGAATGTGGTGTAGTAATATAACATGATAGCATGGATACCTATTTGGTCACTGGCTACCACATTAGATTATGTCAATAATTAAGAAGGTGTTCCCTGGAGAAAACAGTTTATGAACAAAGTGTTGTTCCTTGATAATGTTGTTCTTCAGGTCCTTTGTGCTGTGATGGCACATGCTATTTAAATGACCAGGTTTTGTTAATAAAAGGGTGTCCAGGAGTACAAGCTCACTTGTTCATTTGAATTAGAATAACTGTATTGAAGTGACTGTATATGAAGCTACGGTTGAGGGAGAAGTGAAgtgttgttatttttatattgtgtgtatgtgcatgtgtgtgtgcccatGCACAAATTGGAGGATaaagggcgtgtgtgtgtgtgtgtgtgtgtgtgtgtgtgtgcagctttcTCTGTTCCAAATGTCTGATTCATGCGTGAGCTGGGGCAAGGATGACGTCAGGTCTATTCCCGGTGCTTGGTGCATCAACCGGCCCCCGTTCATCTGTTGTGTGAGTTAAGGCCACCAGTGGATCTAGAGAAATGTGaccatgttttttatgtttattgtgtAATTTTATGTAATTGTGTCATAACTAACCCTTaagggaagaaagaaaatatgaaCACCAAGATTAATCAACTGATCCTACTTATCTAGCTATTGGTCTGTGTGTCTTCCGGTCAATCTATTGATCCTGCATTACACCCACCACTTGATGCCACCTGTTCTGCCATGATCACCCTGTGTCTGGGTGATCCGTGTGTGATGTAATTAAATGGTCAAATTTGTGGAAAGCATGTCTCTTGCTGCTCAAATGGGAAATTGGAGCTTGGGTGTAGTATGTAGGTTTGACAGAATGAGCCGGATGGAGAGGAAGGAATATGTGTACAGCCAGCCATAATTACTTCAGATGGAAGAGCATCGATCTAAAAGGCATTTCCGGCTCCTGCTATGGTCCTTTATTGATTTCATAAGATGCTGTTTTGTATCTTGCTGTACATAATAACCCATTTATTTGAAgcatttcataaaaatgaaGGTTTTTAGCTTGCCTAAAATGacttccaccacctaggagccaagacaaacaagagtctagatgaatgcctTCCTAGTACaatgagagatggtggtaccagtggagtagtgctggaggatcagagAGATCGAGGTGCGGAGTGAGGAGAGATCTGATCTACAAGGTAGCAGTGGAGTGGTATGGCAGAACTTGGAAAGGTTGCAATAATATCCATGTGAAAGTTCTCTAATTCACACTGACGTCAGTAGAGAAAggatgttatttacatttacagtttgcCCAGACTGCAGAAACCGGAAGACAAGACTGGAATTGAAATTCCCTATTTAAGTATGTTCCAGAATCTTGTAGTCATACTTATTACTACATTATGACTACATGTTGGAGGATACAAATACACTAAGATTATCACTTTTTAATTCCTTCAGGTTTGGAAATTGTAATTACAAATGTGAAAGTAGTTCATATCTCCAAAACTACAGTAAATAGCTGCCTAAACAGTTTACCATTTTGCTACAAGTGGCATTCAattcattatataaaaataagtttaaataGAAGTtcaattatattaatttattacattaatgtaaCTAAAGTTCAACATTAGTTATGGCAGTTGTATTTAACCTAAAACTACCAATTGTCAGATTTCGCTGTGGACATTCGCTGGCTGCAGTGTGTTCGAGAGCAGCCACCCAGAACAATGGGATGATTTATGCTGTCGACCATGTTGTCACGGTGACAGGCATCTTGTCTGAAATGCTCTCTCTGGTCTCCAGCCATGTACTACCTGGATGAGAGTTGTCACAAGTTCAAGGTGGCATATTGATTTTCTTCTGGTCATGATTATTTCAGTTTTGGAGGCAGAGCACTAACCCTGCTAACTAGCCTGGGgatattttgtattgtaaagTCAAAGAtattctcaggatttacataaacaaattgataaaacaggaaagaaacaTAATCTTTAATGAGGCTTGCATGTGCATGTAATGCATTCACCTGTGCAACTTTAAagcatccagaatgaggaagtagagtGTGtatgaaagctgtcaatcatcaggctcctcacAATTTAAACTGttctgtgtgacagaaataGTTACACAACAAAAAAGGATACTTAGTTCCTCTTcttacagataactaccaagatacagataactatcaattgtttcttttttttttttttttttttactgtttatgcAAATTCTAAGGGTGCCTTTGGCCTTACACtaatgaacaagccccatgtaCCACATGTACCACATGTGCAACCAAATCGGAGGCAGCGTTTGTACGGCCAGCCATTTGGAGGAGTCTCCCTGTGGTTTACGCAACAGCCACATactgtgcatccagaaagtattgccagcacatcacttttgttacagccttattttaaaatggattaaagacatttttcctcagaattctacacacaacaccacatattgacaacgtgaaaaaaaaggttttggcaaattattaaaaataaaaaaatgcaattgcaAAAGTCTTTTTGAATGTGATTCTACATGCTTGGCACTCCAAGAGTTTTTTTAAGAGTTTTATAGCacgtgttttatttttcatggtcaatgtttttttccacaccacATACTTTGCTTTCATAACCACCAGAAGCTAGCTTCCATTTCTctgcctcagcatccattttagCACTAATTGCTAATTGCTTTAGCACTATTTGGCCCTTTAATATTGCCTGCTAACAGTACATATACCATTATGGATCTTGTGGTAggctggtgggtaacacacctgcctatgaaccagaagacccaggttcaaaccccacttaatatcattgtgtccctgagtgtctccagggggggactgtccctgtcactgtccctgtcactgtcccaagtcgctctggataagggcatctgataaatgctataaattcctttaaaaatgtttaattcttTTGAAACTGGCATTTATCAATTGTTTTAAAATCACTTTCTTGTAGCCTCCTCCGGCTTTGTGAGTATCAACTATTTTGCCAAGTAGTTGCTTAGAGGAGACCATAGATGTTCATTTTACATGCAAGTCTGTGGAGTCAGAAAATTCCTAACaaagatcatttacattttaccttGCCCATAGTTTACTGTGTTTATGATGATCACTCCCTTGGATCTTCGTCATCAGCCCTGTCTCTTTATGCTCTCATTGCTCACTGATGAGCTTTTGAATGCAGCTGATTAATCAGCGTCTGTTTTGCTGACGTTCCTCACTCCACCTCCCCACCTCTACTAAGAGCATCAAATGActtgcttcctttttttttatgtgacgcACGCACTTGAACACAATtcttttttgcattataatGGTGGAGGCATGATAACTGTAGTTGCTGTTGTTCTTACCCAGAGCAAATTCTGGAGCAATGCAAGCATGAGTGTTAACCAGCGAAAATCCACTCATCTTTGACCGGGTGAAAGGTCTGGGGATGCTCAGCACAGAAAGTCTCCAAAATACAGCTGCAGAGATGTTAAGTGAATTATTTAGTAGATCATTAACCTGGAGTCAGAGGTGCGATTGCAGATGACCTCTGAAAGGTGAAGAGCGTTAATTATTCATCAGCCAATTATTTGACAGAAAGCCCAGAACTCTAACTTGTGGACGGGCTCTCAGCAGTACAACTTATAGAAGCATTCCATTCTTTCCCCATCATTGTCCTCCTCATTCAATCTTGTGCCCGCCCTCCGAGGCTCCGTCTCTTGGCAACGAGAGCAGCTGACTTTTAAACAGACATctaaaaaagtgacatcatctgtttAAGAGTCCCCTGGAGACAGGTGAAATGGCCAGCAGAGCTGGGGTGGGGCTAGGTCTTTGTTCTGGAGATAAAACAGCTGACTGAATGctagaaaaaaattacagcaaTCCGAACGCCACAGGAAATGGAGTGTGATGCCTACAATTGTATTAAATTAGGAAATATATAGTCTTATAGTTCCTTGGTTCCtgtagatatttatttatttatcttataataaaatattcttattgCCGAAGCAGttcatttataatacatttaacCATGCTTTTTACCTACTGTCATATTTGCAGCAAATTATCCtattttgaattaatttttcTGACCAAAAATTGCATAGTGAAACTAGCTGTCAAGCAGCCCTATAGCAGTCTATACTGTTATTAATATTTGGATAGATGCCTTGTGTTTAGGGACAAATGTCGCCGTCACATTTAGTGAAACTAGTGAAACTAGGGGTGtttcacaaaaatgaaaaaatgaaacctAAGGACCAAGAACATGAATCACATGGGATGTATTTTTTACCACAGGTGTTTTTAAAAGTTTAGATCAATTTCCAAGAGTATGTGGGAACACACACTGTTCTGCAGTCACTAAAACACAGGGCTGGTTCCCCCTCTTATCTGTCCTCTTATCTGTCCTTGCTCTATGTTTTCCTCACTTATGCTTTTTCTCTTGTGTGTGGCTATGCACCAGACACTGGGTCTGTCCTTCCAGCTCCCCTTCTCTCAACTGCTGGGACCCAAGGTGGTGTGGTGTCACAACAcagaaaggaggaagaggaccCAGGCATTGAATAttaacacaatttttattttaaactggacaaacaaacatatagggcTCTACTATGGGACAGGGGACTGGAAGAaaggcaccacacacacacagggatcactccacatatacacaaaacctgaaaagaaaacacacaaccGTTAAATACACCAGACCCTGGAGGCACACCGCCTCAGACCAATaccaatacatttttaaagaacgTGACTCTCTTTGCTCAGTTCCTTGTTTAATACTGGAACCTAAAGCACTGATGCAGGCAAACTTAAATATGGAGGATGTCAGTTGTAGGGAATCAAGGGGGCATGACATGCAATCAGAGCGCTGGGAACCTTTGTCAGGTGTGCTCATTCTTACTGTACGGGATCCAATGTGACAAGTGGAGTGCTCAGATTTATTCAAAAAAGGACAATGGAACAGAAATGATTGAGCAGTTCTCTCATGTCGAAAATTTGCAGGTTATGGATAGTGACCGAGAGAGTGCAGTTGTATATCATCACTTTGTGAATACTTTGGTGTTATTGTCATATTGTATCAATCATATTTTTTACTCCACGTGTTCAGAATACTCCTGAGACCTCATTATAAGTGATCTGAGTAATAACACACAgatactctctcacacacacaaacacacttatcCAATGAGAAATATGCTCTCTCTGCGTCATTTTCATCATCCCCATTGCTTTTAGCACAACAGCAGATGAATATCTGAATATCCATAACAATGGTCAGCAGGGTTCACATGTCAACAGTATTTCAGCCAAACTGTCTGCATCATGATTAAATGGcaaaacatatttacacatatttacacagcTATATACTAAAGCCTATAGTATCAGCAGCTGTGTGAGCATTTTTAATCTCTAGTGACAGTTGTCAGCAATATGCTGTCCCTCTTGCTTTAGTTGTCCCATGCCCAGGTATGGACATTTCTGTTAAAGTGGAAGCTTTTAAGTAGGGATGATGTAATGGTGTCAGATAATGAGTGAGGGTGTCTGAGGATGAGCTCTCAGGTTTTTGTTCATGTGTCTGTCTGCAGTGCTGTTGTTGTAGTCTTTGCAGGTTTATGCAAGGTTGGTTTGCATGGTTGCCATAGTTAGGTTCAATATGGGCATTGTAGAACACTTCCTGTTCTTTCAGCTGTAGTCCTCGGAACCAAACCAGCCCTAGAATCTTGATCAGCTCTGCCTTGCTGAGAAGAGCCTCattgtttccatggtgactctGGGTTGGAAACACTGGAGAGCACTGACATAGTGGGATCAGTGCAGGATGGAATGAGATGCAGCATAACAGACAAGATGGGAAAATTTAGCAGTTATATAAATTTAAAGTGCTCTAAATACATTGACATTTTCATCAGATATATTTCATCAAATAATAACTCACAGGATCATATCTGGTCccagaaaaatgttttgtagTGAAGTTGTCAGGGATGCAGGAAGGAATGGACACAAAGGCACAAGTAAAAAAACAGGGGATTTATTGAACTCAAAAGATAATTGACCGTGCTTCCTTCTTTGTAAAGGTTTTGCACAGCTTTGTAGATATTCCTTTATAAAATAAGCCGTGCCTTAACATTTTTGCTGTAGCTTCATAGTTGTAGTGTGACTTCACTGGTCCCCTTTTTCAGCTTGAAGCCAGAGGCAAGTGCCTGTCTTGTTAAAAATGGTAGCGGTGCCCCTGAATAGTTCactaattttcatttaaaatgtaaatgcaaatgtctcATTGATATTGTGGTACCACTGATCTGATCATCAGTGGGCAATAACACgtctgaattatttaattcagTTTCCTTCTAAATTAGATAGGTACAAAATATTGTCTTTCTGCGATTGCTCAGTATCATTACCCATAATTGCCATGTTATAACCAGGTGTCTTTCTCTGTGTCTCAGATGTTTCGCCAGTGCTAGCAGGCTTCCTCGGAGCAGGCGTTCTGGTTGTCTCTGCGACAGTTGCTGTGTTCCTATGGACGTGCTGCCAGCGGCGTTACCGTCGCCTGACGGGTGCTTACAAGCTGAGTGGTGGCCCCCTTGACCCGCCTGTCGATCCACCATTCAAGTTCATACACATGCTGAAGGGCATTAGCATCTACCCAGAATCCCTCAGCAACAGCAAGAAGATTGTACGGGTGGGCCGGCATCCCAAATCAAACAACTCCTCTCCTTCCTCATTCACATCAACATCCACCTCTTCTTTCTCCTTGAGGAATTGGAGGAATGATAGTGCTGGAGGCCGCACTCTGTTGCTTGATGCTGACGCAGAGGGTGGGCTTCTCAGTGGGGGTATGCAACTGCAGATGAGCCACCTGGTGCCACCTTGTGGTGCTCCGAGGCTGGAGCGGGCGCTGCCAATCCGCGCCGACTACTGCTGTCTGGAGAGCAGCTCCAGTGAAGCGGCCAGTAAGTCAGCCTCACCCTTCtgccccacccccccctccttGGGCAAGCTTAGTCTGGCTATCGACTACAACTTCCCAAAGAAAGCTCTGGTTGTGACCATTCTGGGTGCACAGGGCCTCCCAGCCATGGACGAGCAGACAGGCACCTCGGACCCATACGTCAAGATGACCATCCTCCCTGAGAAGAAGCACCGTGTGAAGACACGGGTCCTTCGGAAGACACTGGAGCCAGTCTTCGATGAGACCTTCACCTTCTATGGTGTCCCGTACAGCAACCTGCCGGAGCTCACCCTGCACTTTCTGGTGCTCAGCTTTGACCGCTTTGCCCGTGATGACATCATCGGTGAGGCTGCAGTCCCATTGGCCAGTGTGGACCCCTGCACTGGACGGGTGCACATCAGCCAATCAATCACCAAGAGAAACATCCAGGTATGAGTGAGGACAAAAATAGGACTTACACATCATCAGTCAGAGGAGAAAAAAGGGCAAATGGTCTGATTGGTGTGAGAGGAAGACCAtatgatagagagagagaaagagtagaggagagagaggaggtgtCCGTGGACCACAGATTTACATAGGcctgttaaatattcatgaatattaataatgcagTACCCCTGCACTGGTGTTGTGGACTTTAAAAATTGACCAAAAtcaaaaacactcacacaaaaacattcagctatGCCCTATTTTCAAGGCTAATATCACATGAAGCATGGATGCATGGTTTGCAGAAAAAAGCAAATGGCCTCATAACTGATAAATCCTGCAGCTATTAATTTAATAGCACTTGGGCCTGTATGATGGAGAGGAAGAGCCATTACTGTTCACTGTTCCAGGGAGTAGTGTCCTCAGCATAACTGATGGAATTATCATTTCTTGAGGTACATAGTGGTAGGACAGGGTGGGCCACATTTAGTGCCTGGTGGgagtggaagagagagagagcacaagTTCATGGCTGATATACAGGAAGCTGGAGTATTTGACTCAGAATCAGTAATACAGGCGTTCTTAGTAAAGTGCACGATAATTCAGCACAAGCAAATGAGGAAGGAGGCATAATCTCATCCTCACTCCTCACCGAGGATCCATTAGTGCTTTTAGTGCAAACAATAAATCAAGGAGACATTATGCCCCCCCaccattctctctctcaaatACAATCTGCTTCAGTTTACTGCATTATTGCCAGGAGGAATCCCCACTTCATGAAAAGGAGAAAGATTGATAAAAGATGAGGGGGGAAATGAAGGATGTTTGAATGGATGGGTAGAAATAGGGACGTCTAAGGATTAGAAGAAATTGTAGGTAGGCATTTGCATAGCAAAAACTTTTCATTGCACATAAATAGGCTTCATTAATTAGTTGTAGAGCAATAATCATGACTAGTTATCAGTCTCACTTTCTTTTCTACcacagtttttttctgaaagacCCACTGCCTTTAAGAAatcttccttttttaattaaaaggctTAATTAGTTCATTCTAATTAATTCTGTTAATTCTATATATGATCTTATCGGTGCTAAACTGAAACTGACTTTTCGGTACCCAACTCTAAGAACCTAGAACTTGCATGACAATGACATGACATAAA
This genomic interval carries:
- the syt11a gene encoding synaptotagmin-11a, with amino-acid sequence MAEVTNIRPAYDVSPVLAGFLGAGVLVVSATVAVFLWTCCQRRYRRLTGAYKLSGGPLDPPVDPPFKFIHMLKGISIYPESLSNSKKIVRVGRHPKSNNSSPSSFTSTSTSSFSLRNWRNDSAGGRTLLLDADAEGGLLSGGMQLQMSHLVPPCGAPRLERALPIRADYCCLESSSSEAASKSASPFCPTPPSLGKLSLAIDYNFPKKALVVTILGAQGLPAMDEQTGTSDPYVKMTILPEKKHRVKTRVLRKTLEPVFDETFTFYGVPYSNLPELTLHFLVLSFDRFARDDIIGEAAVPLASVDPCTGRVHISQSITKRNIQCDTRGELLVSVSYQPATHRLNVVVLKAKHLPKMDISGLSGNPYVKVNVFYGRKRIAKKKTHVKKSTLNPVFNESFIYDVPAELMPDLSVEFLVIDFDRTTKNEVIGRIILGGQSPTPSGVTHWREVCDNPRRQIAKWHNLEEY